tacatgtttaaaaatgagCAGGGTGTATTTTTGCTCATGCttttgcaagtttttttttgtttttgcatttgcatTTGCAAGGATTCTAGTGTCAGCCTCTAGTGAAAGTTTTTAAAGATTCACTTGCCGTACAATGGATAAGATGCATtcaaacaaaaaagcaaaacttTTAAATATACTGTATGAAAAACTTTTAAATGCCCAAGTGACAACatttacttcaaaataaaactgtaaagatataaaacaaagaagttaaAAGGAGCCCAAAGGGTGAAAAGTGCTTTGAAGTCCCTCTGACAATAAGACATGTCGATTCTCAATGGCTCCTCACAAGACGTAGAAATCAAGGTTAGCCCTCGGGGGATGAGGAGGAAATGAGAAATGATTTTGGTTATTACAGGCAGGTGTTACTTCTCTGTGGGAATATCTCCTTGAACTATTTTAAAGGGTGCATTGTTTCTCACAGTGGTTTCCCTGAAATGTAATTTCACAATTTttagtgtgtgtaaacaggcaTAGACGAgtgagatgttttgtttttaatcattaatTTCTGCATTTATTTTGAGATTATTTAATCTTAGTTCCGTTGTGCTTCATGTTGACCAGGTAACCCATCTCAGCTTGTGTGCGTCTGTGAGCACCCCCCTGGTCATGTCTGTTTAGTTGCCCTGCGTGATGCCTGATCATGACAGCACCACCCTCCTAACCAGACAGACCAAGCGCCGACGTGTTGACATCGGGGTCAAAAGGACAGTGGGTAGCGCGATTTTTGGCCGCGCCAGAGAGACCCTGCTCGACAGAATGAACCAATCGCACGGCCCCGATCAGGACGGAGACTGCTCACTGGTCAGTCACGGACATGGGGGGACCAATGGCGACGGAGAAAAGTCCAACGTTCTTAGAAAGTTGCTCAAGAGGGCCAACTCATATGAAGATGCCATAATGCCTTTCCCTGGCGCTACGATCATCTCTCAgctgttaaaaaacaacatgtcaAAGAACGGAGGGAGTGACTCAGGCTTTCAGGTAAAACCTTGCACCAATACCAGCGATTCATTAAATGTGTTCCCTTTTATTaattctctgtttctgttttctcaGGGGAGTGGAGCTCTGTCTAGTGGAGGCTCTGAGATCCAGGCCGAGGACGCCTGCAGCAATTCCTCCAGGGACAGGGACAGTCCATCTGACTGCCTCTCTCCTGgacctcctcttccccctccaccttcctcctcctctttcggGCGGCCACCGCCAACTCCGAGCCTCAACTCTCACGCTTCCtctcagcccctctctctctcctcttttgaCTTGGACCGACTCTCAGATGAACACCTTCGCGCCAAGCGGGCCCGTGTGGAAAACATAATTCGCGGCATGAGTCACTCACCGCTGGTCCGGCCCAGCGCCGGCGACCACAACCCAGAAAGCAACAGGGAGAATgagaacagcagcaacagcagtaatgaccacagaggaggagatggcaACAACACCAGTAGGCATGGCCGGAGCGACTGCCCGTCTTCCCTCCTGAGCTCGCCAAGTTCACGTGGCGGCGTGGGAGGCGTTGGTGAGGTTTACAGGGAGAATAAGAGAAAGCAGCGGCtgccacagcagcaacacagctTCACCCAGCTGGTGTGCTCCAGGcaggagcagagacaggaggaaagaCGGCAGCTTAAGCTGCAGCTGGAAGACATGCAGGTTAGTTGCAGATTAGGTTGGAAAAGTAGAACAAAAATAGTGCAGCATAAACTTTTTCACGTTATTAAAGTTGTTCTATTTTTATCTCTCCTTCATATTTTCCCATGATATTTAAAGTATATTTACAGTAATGTGTGACCTTCTGGCTCAGAAGACTTCTTTAACTTTCTTTCTCCTTTGTACAGAAACAGCTGCGTCAACTTCAGGAGAAGTTCTACCAGATTTATGACtcggagacagaagaagaggaagaaaatggCGAGAATGGTGAGGCTGACCGAGGTGGAGAACGAGAGGAGGATGGGAACTTGTCAGAGGACAGCATCCGCTCTGACGGGCTGGAGGAgaggcacagagacagaggacggCACAGCCATGACGACCTGTCTGAGCTGGACCCGGGTCTGTTTCTGGACCGGGCCCGAGCCCTCCTCCGTGAACAAGCCTTGATAGACGGAGAAATGGAGGAGGACGtggacagcagggaggaggagaggaatggAGAACGGgcgatgaagaggagaggagcagcaggaggaggaaggcagttAGCAGAGACTCTAAAGCAGGAGCTGAACTGTGCCGTGTCACAGGTCGTGGACACAGTCGTCAAAGGTTTCTCCTCACCCAAGCAGACAACCAATCACCATCATGGCTGCCACAGCAGCACGCCAGCTgctccttcctcatcctccaactcgtcctcttcctgtcctccacCTTTCGGCCCCCTGCCCTCCCTAACCCCTGACTCACGCTTTGGTGGCGGCAACTTGgccctcagtctgaacggcgaTGGCAGTCCTACCCCTAactaccactcctccaaccagagGCTGCACTGCTTTGGGGACGTCATCGTCCCGAGCCCGCTGGATTCATTTGGTGGGCTGAGTGGGGGGCTGAGTGGCAGACTGAGCGGTGTGCCAACGCCCAATGACCAAACAGAAGCACTGCCGCTGGTTGTGCGCAAAACCggcggaggtggaggtgacagcaccaactcctctcttcctcctcctcctcctcctcctcaccaccacCCTTCCCTCCACCCGTCTCCCCTTACGGCTTCTCTCGGGTTTAGCCCACCATCATTTCGCCACCcgtttcctcttcctctcatggGTTACCCCTTTCAGAGCCCGCTGGGATCACACGGGGGTGGAGCCGGCTACCCTGCAGGCCCTAAGGACCACCACCGGTCCTCACCCGATTCCATGGACATAACCCGGGAAACTGTCAGCCTCAGAACCAAAATGGCATCCCTTGGAGGAGGCCATCTAGGTCACCATCACCACAGGCAGACCTCTCCGAGCCAGCATGGGCCAGAGGGTCTGTCGTTGGCCCTCATCAAGTCTGAGTGTGGGGACCTGCAAGACATGGCCGACATATCTCCCTACTCAGGCAGCACTGTATCCTTCTCACTGTAAGGTTTTGTATTAGCGTGAGGGAGTCTACACATTCTTGCATTTAGAATAATTCAGATTATAAAATAGTCATTAAGATTATAATTATTGTAACCAAAACCAATATTGTTCCAATTATTGCTATCCTCAGCAAGAGTCACACATCTAATACAGTCAACCACTGAGACATCTTAGAGATGCATCAGCAAGAGGAGGCAATAGTCACACACAGTATCAATTAATCTACATTAATTGGTTCCTGGTTTAAGCCTCTTGTTTCCTCAATGAGTGGGGAAGATGAAACGGGCGCGCCAGGTCTTGCAAGAGTGGGAAGATTAAACAGGTCGCACACTGCTCTCTCAAGCTCTTTTAACTCTATGCAGCAGGTTGTGGTGTTTAAAGGTGCTGAGAAAGGCTCATGAGCTCcctcttcacacacatacacacacaaacccacacacagtctAAGACACTCTTGTGCTGTTAGGATCTCTTTCATCACAAAGACTTTGTACATAAACGCTCAAAGcaaatcatatttcactttgtctgtgtgcatgtgtgtgtttcggTGTGTGTGAGGGGTAAGACCTTGTACATAGGAGCTCAAAGCTAATCATATTTCAAAGAGAGGAACAGGCCAATGTTTGGCCTCATTGATGGCAGCTTTCTAAACGTGTGTGTTTTGGGGTTGTGGGCACACATAAAGAGAAGTGTAAAATCTCAAATGTATACACTGATTTCGTCTTTAAAAATTTTAGCTCGTCTTCTCTCCCTTTCACTCCTACTCACTTTCATTTGTCGGCTCTCAGTTGcttggcagctgtgtgtgtgttttgcctcctttctgtgtatgtttgtgtgtgcccgtgcacacacaaacatacactgcCTTTCATGGCGGGTGTGTGTGGACAGGTGTTTGCAGGTAGCTGTTTATCTTTTCGTTCCTAACCTTTCATATGGAGAGGGCTTCTCCCAGGCCACtacgcaggcacacacacacacaaacacactttcgACTCACACATGTGCTCAAATGCACACGTTTGAagtgaaaaggaagaaaaagactttgaacctgacAAATAGGAACTCCTTGTAGCTGTGATGAGGATTTGATCACAGTGCAGCCTTCAAAGCTAATTTAGATGttgctttaattaaaaaaaaagaaatatttgacACATCTCTTGATCCTGCTGAGCCACTTCATTCCAAAAAAATCCCTCATTCTTTTGGtaggaaggaaaaaaatctaaaattgaACATTAGTATTTCAATACTTTTATTAAAAATACTAAAGACCTTTCTATACTGAAGACCCTTTAACAACCCAGCAACCACTGATTTTGTCAAATATTTTGTAAAAGTAACggaatatttaatttttttatgaacaaATAAACTAGTACAGGATGAGATATCAGTTGTACAGTTAGTAGTTTAAAAGCCTGGCAGGTAGCTTAAGATGTTTTACATTGATCACCTGAAAGGTTCTCTCTCActcaaactctctctctctctctctcacacacacacaatccctcaGGTCTGTGTATCGTTAATCCTTTTGTACAAAGCTGAGCAGATGTCCTCCATTCATTTATGAATTtatcctccccctcttccttcccctttctctctcctcttcccctCCAAATCCTACcctacaccaacacacacacacacctggtaaCAAGGTCAAGTTACAGCTGATACAGTGAGCCCTGCACAAAACACTTGCATTGACAGATGTGTGGTACACACCAATAGGAAAGAAGCAGCTAGAGGAGGACATCACTACTGGTGTTGTTTATTAACTGACTCACTTTAGCTACTATTACATaacatttgctgtttttaaattcATGAAAACCTGAAcacaatgtacacacacagtgacaggttGGTATGAATGTTAAATAAGTGATGGTGTTATTGTCCAGTGATCTGATGTATCTGCTGCTAAATGAATGATGGATGATGGCTGTTATCAAAGGCAAGTGTTGTATCGTGGTTGTCAAGTTACTGTTATTGTTGCACTAGTTTCAGGACGACCCGAACAGTTGTGTTTCTTTATGCTCTTTCCTAGACTGCTGatgctcctctctcccctctttccAATCATATAGGGCCCCTGGGggtttctttatgtgtgtgtgtttctctgtgtgctaATTGACCTTGCAGGGGGTTCCATTGATTGCCTCATCTTCTCTGATAGATTATAGAGATGTTAATGTGGTGGGGAAATGGCAGCATGGTGGGGCACAGCtgtcgtcacacacacacacacactccctcaaaAAGGCCTTccacaattattatttttgagaCGGTGGTAAGATGTAGATCGTTACATACACAACTCGACTCGTCTGGTTCCTTAACATGTCACTACCCAGATTCAAGAGGGCTTGTCCCCCAACCACCTGAAGAAAGCCAAGCTGATGTTCTTCTACACCCGCTACCCTTCCTCCAACATGCTCAAAATGTACTTCTCTGACGTAAAGGTAAGACCACCCTGCCTTCTCCTAATTCTACTTTTCAGTTTCATGTCCTGTCATGTTGTGACTGTACTTTGAGAGTTTGAACCAAGAACAAGAACCCATTTCCACATCAAACTAGCACATGAATGAATAATTGTTTACTACCGGCACACATTTACATGATACACTGTTGCATAGAAGCATTGGAAGCCATACAAGTTGCAAAATAATTCATTTTGTGTGCATATAATGTGGGATGATAGGAACTTTTTGGAATCAGATTTTGTGCTGTGAAATTCAACTTTCACTGTTGGGTTGCAATTTTGTGCATTTATTATTCAGTGCATacgtgcgtgtatgtgtgtgtgtcagtgcagatGGGTGCTCCAGTCTGTCACATCTTTGTAGGATAATTAGAGTTTCTGGCCTTAATCGGCCTGGGGTTGTagggtggtggtggcggtgggggTGATAACGCCCACTTTCTTtctcacacatactgtaaaaaCCCCTcccaacacaaagacacacattgtGACCTAAAAGTTTTTATGCTAACACTGTCACTACATAAAATGAGAACTTTGCtttaaaggcagaaaaaaaatcagaatttaGCGAATTTAACAGGAttcacaacaaaaagaaaaaaaggtaaataaGATGACTAAAACAATGAAATaatagaaagtgtgtgtgtttgcgtgttgGGACAGTTTTGTGAACTTGACAGAGGGAACGCAGGGAAGGGAGGCCACACAAATGAAAGGGATGACAACAGAACAacagctttaaaacaaagacgctgattgttttgtgtttacaggCTGCTACGTGTTTTGCAAAAGGAGCATACGGCTCCTCGACAGATTCAGGACGCTGTATTCAAAtgagcagccacacacacacacacacaccagctgcccTTTGGCTCATATCTGTGGTGACCACTTCCTCGTGGCAGTGCCACATCCTCATCgggctgccatggcaacaaggGTCGCTGGGACACCAGGTTGCTAGGCAAACACAAGGTTGCTAAGCCTACCTGCTCCCAGTAGTGAGAGTCCGATTTGTCATTAACTAGGACTCCATTAGGTGATAAAAaccttattttaaaaataaaaccaagacAATGAGACATCTGATAAAATTACTTTCAAATctataaaaaagaaagatttattaaaggtttttttttcctagaaaTCTCCAAAATTGTTCAATTGAACcaatttttcattctttttaaataaaatctgttCAATAAAAACAAGCGTCATGACACTAAACTTACTTAAAGGTTCTtgtcagaggaaagaaaaaaactacaatGTGCTGACACTAATAAATTCTATAATCAGCTTAAATCACAATTTCAATTATCTGCTTAATATTTATGTGGCCAAATCAAGCCTGGCGTTGAGGGTTTTAATTTGGAAAGTGAATAAATTAGAACTAATGAGTTAATGCGTAGGCTCAGTATATGAGTTTATCTTTTGGAGATTGATATTAGCTTTTAAAATTAATCTAGTCTCCAATCTGTGGGTTTATCTCTAAACTGATATTCAATTAATCTCTTCAATCTCAGCAAACATGGATTTAGATTAGGAGATGTTTGCAGTGCTTCGGCCGCCACTTCGCTCAGCAGATTGACAGTATTACAGCCTCGGCATGTAGCCGCAGTCACAGCCACAAACAGTGGATTTGTTTTCCAGAGGAATTTATCATTTTAGATTCACAGAGGGAAGGTATGCTGAGTGATAGTGACACACAAGTGGAGCAGGCATCTGTGTTATAGACAAAGTTTCCAATAATTTCCCTGTCTACTGTAACATGATCCAACCCCAGACCGGTGAAAAGAAGAGTGAAGAGTAAACAGTGGGTTGTTAcatggggacaacagtggcacagtggtatagcagggttgtccagtaaccggaaggttggtggttcgatcccagctagtcattgtatgacactgcttggctgtaaagaatttccctctatgtaaaataaaaaaaaaataaataaattacatttgcagtagagaaacagacagagaaaaaaaatccactatctaaatgcagttcctcaagtggccacttgaaggTGACTTAAAAATGAGTCAGTTCCCATTGACATCCAGGTCAAAATGTAGCAGAAATATGTAGTATTAGTATAAAGTTTACTAGTTGTTAACCACGGAACAATGGTGCTCCGTGGTGTGAAGGGACACACTTTAGCTTTAGCAGacaaaaagaagcagaagaaatgaTAGTTATTCATATTTTATGCAAATAAAGATTTATAGGCAAATTTAGTTTTAATTGAGTCATAATCCCAGTTAATCCAGCATATTTATCAGTGGGAGGAACTCCACAGAAATTACTTTGcctaataaaaaaatgaatcatgGATAATCCTATTTGTGATGAGTGAGGCTGTTCTTTTCGAGGCtttgctaatgtgtgtgtgtgtgtggaggagagagcGTTAGAGAGGGAGAGTACCCTGttgctgtctgtgtatgtccTGTTTCATTGTCCCTTTGCATTCATTACACTCATCATTTCCAAAATCCGGGTcaatgtctctctctttttctttctctcacccTTTCTCTTACTCCCActgcctccccctccttccCAGGGAACAATAAGTAGCATGTGTTAGAAGGATCAGGCAGATTCACTGTAAGGGAATTAGGGCCCTGAATGGCTTCCCCTAATTGGACTTGAATGGACTTTGTCTATGGGAAACTGGTTCTTAAAGATGAGCCTCTTACGCACAATGGGCTCCTCGCTCGGTGTGGGAAGTGGGTTGAGCTGTTGAACTGTTTTAGGCACAGATGAGCACACACACCAGATCTTAATTGCACCGCAACACCTCTTGCCTTCTGACCAGACAATCATATCATAATATATGTTAGCATAAGATACTGGGGTCACTGCCGTCTCGTCTTCAGAGAGTCAGGGAGAGTAATTAAGACCTCGTTAAGACTGGAGGAGGATTAATTAGACGCTTGCCGGCTTGGGGAGCTCCTTCTAACTCACGTGCACTCTCACTCTCAGGGTTTTTACTCTCACTCGCACTGACACCAAGCAGTGACATTTATCAACGACAGCCCTGAAGACTCTTGCCTTGAGTGGCTGAAATGACATCTCGATGCCGCTCAGCAGGAATCAATTAGCGCCCAACCCGTCTTGTCAATTAGTTACACAATAAGTTACACAGCCAATTTGGCCTTGTCGGGCAACAGCTTGTCTACTGATACTGATTCAACTCAACTTGCAATTATCACATTTGTGTTCAAATCCGTCCCAAGGCGACATTCAAACAGTCACATGGTGTACATACTGTTTAGTCAAGCAGAAATAACCTAAATCATAATTTTAAAAAGTTACTACAACAGCTATTCCTCCAGGATCCACAGGAAAAACCTTCAGCGCTACAACTCGCACAATTCTGCAGATTGTGCACATTCGCACTGTCCTCTATAAAATTTGCAGAGCTACGACGAATCTGCTTGAAGTGGGCACATTCTTAAAGGATGTTTGCCCTTCCAATGTGGCCTGGGGGGGCTGACAACACCCACCATCGGGGGGGAAGGATaggac
This region of Parambassis ranga chromosome 2, fParRan2.1, whole genome shotgun sequence genomic DNA includes:
- the prox1a gene encoding prospero homeobox protein 1a, which translates into the protein MPDHDSTTLLTRQTKRRRVDIGVKRTVGSAIFGRARETLLDRMNQSHGPDQDGDCSLVSHGHGGTNGDGEKSNVLRKLLKRANSYEDAIMPFPGATIISQLLKNNMSKNGGSDSGFQGSGALSSGGSEIQAEDACSNSSRDRDSPSDCLSPGPPLPPPPSSSSFGRPPPTPSLNSHASSQPLSLSSFDLDRLSDEHLRAKRARVENIIRGMSHSPLVRPSAGDHNPESNRENENSSNSSNDHRGGDGNNTSRHGRSDCPSSLLSSPSSRGGVGGVGEVYRENKRKQRLPQQQHSFTQLVCSRQEQRQEERRQLKLQLEDMQKQLRQLQEKFYQIYDSETEEEEENGENGEADRGGEREEDGNLSEDSIRSDGLEERHRDRGRHSHDDLSELDPGLFLDRARALLREQALIDGEMEEDVDSREEERNGERAMKRRGAAGGGRQLAETLKQELNCAVSQVVDTVVKGFSSPKQTTNHHHGCHSSTPAAPSSSSNSSSSCPPPFGPLPSLTPDSRFGGGNLALSLNGDGSPTPNYHSSNQRLHCFGDVIVPSPLDSFGGLSGGLSGRLSGVPTPNDQTEALPLVVRKTGGGGGDSTNSSLPPPPPPPHHHPSLHPSPLTASLGFSPPSFRHPFPLPLMGYPFQSPLGSHGGGAGYPAGPKDHHRSSPDSMDITRETVSLRTKMASLGGGHLGHHHHRQTSPSQHGPEGLSLALIKSECGDLQDMADISPYSGSTIQEGLSPNHLKKAKLMFFYTRYPSSNMLKMYFSDVKFNRCITSQLIKWFSNFREFYYIQMEKFARQAINEGVTASEELAVGRDAELFRALNMHYNKANDFEVPDRFLEVAQVTLREFFNAIVAGKDADPSWKKAIYKVICKLDSDVPEVFKSPNCLQELLHD